A genomic region of Zea mays cultivar B73 chromosome 6, Zm-B73-REFERENCE-NAM-5.0, whole genome shotgun sequence contains the following coding sequences:
- the LOC103629516 gene encoding sucrose nonfermenting 4-like protein, translating to MEGESDTPASMEGKSSRSALAASVDRIIGNMLPEAPCKSLDRHWRSPRPTVRCLPNCCASLTTPVLVVLMPPEPSSQNPSMQIAVIRHVVSGILLHNTIYDVVPLSSKLTVLDTQLPVKQAFKIMHDEGLALVPLWDDRQGTITGMLTASDFVLILRKLQRNIQVISNEEPIFAWKEAKLQFYGGPDGAAMQRRPLIHVYLNGEQVITDHMA from the exons ATGGAAGGAGAATCAGACACCCCAGCCTCCATGGAAGGGAAGTCCTCTCGATCTGCGTTGGCTGCCAGTGTCGACCGCATCATT GGCAACATGTTACCCGAGGCTCCCTGTAAGAGTCTAGATAGGCATTGGAGATCGCCAAGACCGACGGTTAGGTGCTTACCTAATTGTTGTGCTTCTTTGACTACTCCTGTCTTGGTGGTGCTT ATGCCCCCGGAGCCATCATCTCAGAACCCAAGCATGCAAATAGCAGTTATCCGCCATGTGGTCTCTGGAATATTATTACACAATACCATATATGATGTTGTTCCCCTTTCTAGCAAG TTAACAGTTTTGGACACTCAGCTTCCTGTTAAACAAGCATTTAAAATAATGCATGATGAG GGTCTTGCTCTGGTTCCTCTTTGGGATGACCGCCAGGGAACCATAACAGGCATGCTCACGGCATCAGATTTTGTTTTAATCTTGAGAAAG CTACAGAGAAACATTCAAGTTATTAGCAATGAAGAGCCCATTTTTGCTTGGAAAGAAGCAAAGCTACAGTTCTATGGTGGGCCTGATGGTGCTGCCATGCAGAGAAGGCCATTAATCCAT GTCTATCTGAATGGGGAACAAGTAATTACTGATCATATGGCATGA